The following proteins come from a genomic window of Flavobacterium crocinum:
- a CDS encoding superoxide dismutase: MAFELPQLPYAYDALEPHIDARTMEIHHTKHHNAYTTNLNAAIAGTDLEGKTIENILINLDKSNAAVRNNGGGFYNHNLFWTVMSPNGGGLPTGDLLAAIEASFGSFEEFKAKFAKAGATQFGSGWAWLTVQKGGKLEVVGTPNQDNPLMPEVAGHGGTPILGMDVWEHAYYLNYQNRRPDYIEAFFSVINWTEVARRFALDK; this comes from the coding sequence TTGATGCGCGTACAATGGAAATCCATCATACAAAGCACCACAATGCTTATACTACAAATCTTAACGCAGCTATCGCCGGAACAGATTTAGAAGGAAAAACAATCGAAAATATCTTAATCAACTTAGATAAATCTAACGCTGCAGTTCGTAACAATGGTGGAGGTTTCTACAACCACAATTTATTCTGGACTGTAATGTCTCCAAACGGAGGAGGATTGCCAACAGGTGATTTATTAGCGGCTATCGAAGCTTCTTTCGGATCATTTGAAGAGTTTAAAGCAAAATTTGCTAAAGCAGGTGCTACACAATTTGGTTCTGGATGGGCTTGGTTAACAGTTCAAAAAGGAGGAAAATTAGAAGTTGTAGGTACTCCAAATCAAGACAATCCATTAATGCCGGAAGTTGCTGGTCACGGTGGAACTCCAATCTTAGGAATGGATGTTTGGGAGCACGCTTACTACTTAAACTACCAAAACAGAAGACCTGATTATATCGAAGCTTTCTTCAGTGTAATCAACTGGACAGAAGTAGCTAGAAGATTTGCTTTAGATAAATAA